A genomic segment from Dermatobacter hominis encodes:
- a CDS encoding vWA domain-containing protein, protein MSDATGLDVGDADATATGDRLAGEALLDLLNGFIGELRNAGLPVSLTENLDAMEAVRHIPLDDRNAFKYALAATLVKNHSHWRAFETVFEVYFSLRGTEYSIDEDADAGPELDLDDDQVGELPEGAGKGDGSGGHGDGMTPEELAEALYQALLKGDQAMMRAMARQAVKRYAGMEPGRPVGGTYYLYRTMRNLDLEGMLERLMEQSRQDAPEPLSSLEERLEHDEFETRIEQLKQEIEAEIRRRLVADRGVEAMAKTLRKPLPEDIDFMHASREEMISLRKALQPLTRRLAVRLARKRRHGRKGALDFRNTVRHSLSYGGVPAEPKFKYPRPAKPEIFVVADISGSVAAFARFTLHLVHAIASQFSRVRSFVFIDGIDEVTRFFEGEEDIVEAIHRVNTEADVVWVDGHSDYGHAFEVFWNRWGREIGPKTTVIILGDARNNYHASQSWVIKEMRQKARHVYWLNPEPKAYWDTGDSIVGEYGVHCDGTFECRNLRQLERFVDHLV, encoded by the coding sequence GCGACGCGACCGGTCTCGACGTGGGCGATGCCGACGCGACCGCGACCGGCGACCGGCTCGCCGGCGAGGCGCTGCTCGACCTGCTCAACGGGTTCATCGGCGAGCTCCGCAACGCCGGGCTGCCCGTCAGCCTGACCGAGAACCTGGACGCCATGGAGGCGGTCCGCCACATCCCCCTCGACGACCGCAACGCGTTCAAGTACGCCCTGGCCGCGACGCTGGTGAAGAACCACTCGCACTGGCGTGCGTTCGAGACGGTCTTCGAGGTGTACTTCTCGCTGCGGGGCACCGAGTACTCGATCGACGAGGACGCCGACGCCGGCCCCGAGCTCGACCTCGACGACGACCAGGTCGGCGAGCTGCCCGAGGGTGCCGGCAAGGGCGACGGCTCCGGCGGCCACGGCGACGGCATGACGCCCGAGGAGCTCGCCGAGGCGCTGTACCAGGCGCTGCTCAAGGGCGACCAGGCCATGATGCGGGCGATGGCCCGCCAGGCCGTCAAGCGCTACGCCGGCATGGAGCCCGGACGCCCGGTCGGCGGCACCTACTACCTCTACCGGACGATGCGGAACCTCGACCTCGAGGGCATGCTCGAGCGGCTGATGGAGCAGTCGCGCCAGGACGCCCCCGAGCCGCTGAGCTCGCTCGAGGAACGTCTCGAGCACGACGAGTTCGAGACCCGCATCGAGCAGCTCAAGCAGGAGATCGAGGCCGAGATCCGCCGGCGCCTGGTCGCCGACCGCGGCGTCGAGGCGATGGCCAAGACGCTCCGCAAGCCGCTGCCCGAGGACATCGACTTCATGCACGCCAGCCGCGAGGAGATGATCTCGCTGCGCAAGGCGCTGCAGCCGCTGACCCGGCGCCTGGCCGTGCGGCTGGCCCGCAAGCGCCGCCACGGCCGGAAGGGCGCGCTCGACTTCCGCAACACCGTGCGGCACTCGCTCAGCTACGGCGGCGTCCCGGCCGAGCCGAAGTTCAAGTACCCGCGGCCGGCCAAGCCCGAGATCTTCGTCGTGGCCGACATCTCCGGATCCGTCGCGGCGTTCGCCCGCTTCACGCTCCACCTGGTCCACGCCATCGCGAGCCAGTTCTCCCGAGTGCGCAGCTTCGTCTTCATCGACGGCATCGACGAGGTCACCCGCTTCTTCGAGGGTGAGGAGGACATCGTCGAGGCGATCCACCGCGTGAACACCGAGGCCGACGTCGTCTGGGTCGACGGCCACTCCGACTACGGGCACGCCTTCGAGGTGTTCTGGAACCGGTGGGGCCGCGAGATCGGGCCCAAGACGACCGTGATCATCCTCGGCGACGCCCGGAACAACTACCACGCGTCGCAGTCGTGGGTGATCAAGGAGATGCGCCAGAAGGCGCGCCACGTCTACTGGCTCAACCCCGAGCCGAAGGCGTACTGGGACACCGGCGACTCCATCGTGGGGGAGTACGGCGTCCACTGCGACGGCACGTTCGAGTGCCGGAACCTCCGCCAGCTGGAGCGCTTCGTCGACCACCTCGTCTGA